ACGCCCGCGCCATCGCTCATGACGAAGCCGTCGCGGGTGGAGTCGAAGGGGCGGCTCGCGCCCTGGGGATCGTCGTTGCGGCGTGAAAGGGCGTGCATGTTGGCGAAGGCTCCTATCCCCATAGGGGTCACAGCGCACTCGCTGCCCCCGGCGATCATGGCTTTGGCGTCGCCGCGCCGGATCATCTCCCAGGCTTCGCCGATGGCGTGGGCGCTGGTGGCGCAGGCGGAGACGATGGCAAAGTTCGGACCCTTCGCGCCAAACTGAATCGAGATATAGCCAGCGGCAATGTCGCTAATCATCATGGTGATGAAGAAAGGGCTGATGCGGTCTGGCCCGCGATCATAGAGCACCTTGAACTGATCGTGCGTGGCGTGCAGGCCGCCGATGCCGGAGCCGACCAGCACGCCGACATCGGGCGCGTTGGCGGCTACATCCAGCTTCGCCTGGTCAATGGCCTGTTTTGTCGCGGCAACGGCGAAATGGACAAAGCGGTCGTTGCGGCGCGCCTCTTTGCGGTCCATGTATTGCGTGGCGTCGAAGTCTTTGATTTCGCCGCCAAATATTACCTCCTGCTGGGAGGTGTCGAACTCGGTAATCGGGGCGATGCCGGATTCGCCGCGACAGGCTGCCCTCCAGGACGTGGGTACATCATTGCCAAGAGGTGTCACCATGCCCATGCCGGTGACGACAACACGAGAACTCATGAGAAACCTCCCCTCCACGTGGGGTCACATAGATACCTGTACATCATCAGGCGCTTACCTGTAAGAGTTGTTCGGCATGGTCCTGCAAGAAGGTCGTGGTCATTTCGCCGCGCAGGAATTGTCGGTTGTTGAGCAACCACTTATGAAATGGGATGGTCGTCGTCAGACCCTGGATGACAAACTCATCCAGGGCGCGGCGGCCTCGCGCAATCGCGGCCTCGCGGTTCGGCCCCCAGACGATCAGCTTTGCCAGCAGCGAATCGTAGTGCGGCGGAATGGCGTAGCCCCGGAAGAGATGCGAATCCACGCGCACGCCTGGCCCGCTGGGCGCCAGATACTCTTCGACGGTTCCGGTCTGCGGGCGGAAATCCATGCTCATGTCTTCCGCCGTAATGCGGAACTCGATGGCATGGCCGCTAAAACGGATGTCGCTTTGCTTCAGTTTCATACGGTCGCCCGCCGCGATGCGAAGCTGTTCCTGCACGATGTCTACGCTGGTGATGGCCTCGGTGATGGGATGCTCGACTTGCAGCCGGGTATTCATCTCCATGAAATAATAGTGATTTTTCTCGTCAACCAGAAACTCCATCGTTCCCGCATTGCGATAGCCGATGTTCAACGCGCCCTGAATGGCTTTGCTGCAAATCTCTTCGCGTAGTCTGGCGGCCAGCAGGTGGCTGGGCGCTTCCTCCAGCATCTTTTGTCGGCGGCGCTGCACCGAGCAGTTGCGCTCGCCGAGATGGACGCCGTTGCCGTGATGATCGCAAAGCACCTGCACTTCGACATGCCGGGCGTTTGTTACGCACTTCTCAAGATACATGCCATCGTCGTGAAAGGCTTCGCGCACTTCGCTCTGAGCGGTGGTGAAGAGATGCACAAACTCTTCTTTGCGGTTGACCATACGGATGCCGCGCCCGCCGCCGCCTGCCGCCGATTTAATCATCAGCGGATAGCCGATATGGACGGCTTCTTGCTCGGCTTCGCCGACGAAGCGCAGGATGCCGGTGCCAGGCAGCACCGGCAGGCCCGCCTGATCCATTGCCAGGCGCGCCTGCACCTTGTCGCCCATCGTGGCGGCGACGGCGGGCGTCGGGCCAATGAAGGTGATATGGCAATCGGCGCAGATTTCGGCAAAGCTGGTATTTTCGGCCAGGAAGCCATAGCCGGGATGAATGGCTTCGGCGTTGGTCAGCAGGGCGGCGCTGATGATATTGGTGATGTTCAGGTAACTCTTTGTGCTGGAGCCGGGGCCGATGCAGATGCGCTCGTCGGCCAGCTTGACGGGCAGCGAGTCGCGGTCGGCCTCGGAGTAGGCAATCACCGTCCGAATACCCAGTTCGCGGCAGGCGCGAATGACGCGCAGGGCGATCTCGCCCCGGTTGGCGATCATGATTTTACGAAACATAGATTCCCCTCACCGTTGGGCGTGTGGATTGTGGAGAGAATGAAATAGCCTCTGGTCCCTATGACAAGATTCGCAATCCACAAGCCAGAATGGCCCAAGGCGCAGACATTATAGCATGAAGCCCGGCGAAAGGGTAGCAGAGGGCAGGCGATGGTTCCACCACACATGAGGTGTCGGCAAGCGATGGGTGTTACTTGTAGCGCCGCCGTCCCCGGCGGCCACCGCTGCGCCAGGGCGAGCGTTCGCCCTCCAGGCCACCGTACCAGCGGGCCGACGTTGAGCCGCCAAGATGGCGGCGCTACCAGCGGCAACCCCCAATCATTGGTGGAACCGTCCGTGTCGGTTCTAGCAAAAATGAGGTGTTGGCAAGCGAGGCATGGTACTTGTAGCGCCGCCGTCCCCGGCGGCCAACGCTGCGCCAGGGCGAGCGTTCGCCCTCCGGGCCACGGCGCCAGCAGGCCAACGTTGGGCCGCCAAGATGGCGGCGCTACAAGTGACCCCCGATAGGTGGTGGAACCGCAGGCGATTTTATTTGCCAGCGACCAGGCAGCGGACCATGCCAGCCAGGAGATCAATGGCCTGCCTGTCGTCAAGCCTCTGCTGACGAACAAGCGAGTGCCAGGTCTGGAAGTCGAGCGCGTGGCCGAGCGCGGCCTCCAGAAGCCGCTGCTGAGGCGCAGAAACCTCCCATGCTGTGAGAAGCACTGCTCGCATCTGGCGCCAGCGCCCAATATAGGGGGCGGCGAACTCAGCGATCTCAGGATGCGCTTGCCCGTCGTAGGGAATGTTCAGCCAACGCTGTTCAGTGCGACGATAGTAGGCGTAGACCTCGGCAAGCGCCACACGCAAACGAGTCAGGGGATCGGCGATCAGCCCCCAGGAGGTGGGATCAGGCAAGGGGTGCGTGACCAGATAGTGATCGGAGCAAGCCCTCAAAAGTTCATGCTCATGGGGGAAGTGGCGATAGAGGGTAAGGCGCTCCACCCCTGCCCGCTCTGCGATGGCGCTAATGGTCGTCTGGGCAAGGCCAATCGTTGTGTGAAGCTCAACCGCCGCTTCGATGATCCGCTGGCGGGTTTCTTCCTGGCGCTGCGCGCGCTGCTTGAGTTGGTATTTGCGTGCCATAGGACCAGTATATCACCTTGATTTCATTATACACATTCGTTCACTGAATATTGACAAACAGACCCGCGCGTGTTACTATTGCAATATCAGTATACAATACTGTTTTGTGAAATGGCTGGACAAGCAGTTGTTCTGGCCGATAGCACCAAGGAGAAGCGATATGCAGGTCAACACAAGGGACGTTCTCGCAGCGCCAGGCGTGGGGGAGGCGGTTGCGTTGGGTGGGGTGGGGGTGATCTTCAAGGTTCCTGGCTCCCAGACCGGGGGCGCGTTCTCCATCGTTGAGCATCCCATCGAACCGGCGACGCTCGTCCCGCCGCATACCCATAGCAAAGAGGATGAGCTTTCCTACGTGTTGGAGGGCGAAGTGGGGGTGAAGATCGGCGACCTGGTGTTGCAGGCGACCCCTGGTTCCTATGTCTTTAAGCCAAGAGGCATCCCCCACACGTTCTGGAACGCTGGCCCTGGCCCGGCCCGGCTTCTGGAGATCATCTTCCCAGCGGGCTTCGAGGCGTTCTTCCGGGAAATGGCGCTCTTGTTCCCTCCTGGCGGGCTGCCCGATTTCGAGGAGGTTGCAAAGCTTGCCAGCGGGTATGACCTGACGTTCAACCCGGACTGGATTGAGGAACTGGCGGCAAAGTATCACTTGAAGCTGCTGGGGCGACAGGCAGACGGTTAGCCAGCAATCCGCCTTACCCTGGCGGTTCATGAAGAGGATGGGCTGGCGGCTGAAGGCTGCGTCTGGAGGCTGCGCCTGCGGCGGCGGGCGCTTGCCTCGGTTGTTGCCCCGTCCTCTCGCTCGCTGCGCTCGCTCGCGCGCCCGCGCCGCCAAGTCCGTCTACACGGACTCCCCACCCGCAGCGGCGCAGCGTCTATTGCGTGCAGCGCCGCTGCTTTTGTACCGCCGCCGCCCCGGCGGCCAACTGAACGCCTGGGCGAGCGTTCGCCCTCCGGGCCACCGTACCAGCGGGCCGACGTTGAGCCGCCGAGACGGCGGCGCTACAAGTGCCCCCCTATAGGTGGTGGAACCTCTGGCGGTTTCACCCGCCAGGGCGCTCTCGCAGTGTTCCCAGATGCCGCATTTCCGGCCAATACCCGGCCACCAGCGCCACGACCAGGATGGTGCCGATGCCCCCAAGCACGACCGAGCCGATAGGGCCGAATAGCTGCGCGGTCAGGCCCGACTCGAAGCCGCCAAGCTGATTAGAGGTGCCGATGAAGAGCGAGCTAACCGCGCCGACGCGCCCGCGCATCTGGTCGGGCGTGCGCACCAGCACGAGCGTGGAGCGAATGACTACGCTGATGTTATCGAGCGCGCCCAATACGAACAGCATCAGGAACGAGAGCCAGAACCAGTGGGAGAGGCCGAAGAGAATGGTTGCCACACCAAACCCGGCCACCGCCAGCAGCAAAGCTGGCCCGGCGCGCTTGAAGGGTGGCCGCTGCGCCAGGAAAAGCGCCATGCTCACCGCGCCAAGGGAATCAGCGGCTTGCAGCCAGCCCAGCCCGAACGGGCCAACGCCCAGGATGTCTTTGGCAAAGATGGGCAGCAGCGTTACCGCGCCCCCCAGCAGGACCGCGAAGAGGTCGAGGGTGATTGCCGCCAGCAACACCTGCGTCCGGCCTAGAAAACGCACGCCCTCGACCAGCGCGCTCAGCTTTCTTCCCGTCGCGGCAGGCTCCTGTTGTGGCCTTACCCGCGTAAAGAGCAGCAGGATGACGACTACCAGGGAGAGGCCGCCGCTGATGACATACACAAAGCTGGCGCTGCCGAGCAGACCGATCAGCAGGCCGCCTGCTGCCGGTCCCAGCACCGCCGAGAGCTGTGACGCGCTGCTGCGCCAGGTGACGGCGTTCTCGAAGGCTTCCTCCGGCAAGACCTGCGAAACCAGGGCGGAACTGGTGGGCAGGCTAAACGACTGAGCCGCGCCCAGGGCGAGCAGGCAGGTATAGATCAGCAGCAGCGGGCCATGTTGAAACGAGAGCGCGGCCAGGCCCAGCGTTGCCAGCATCGAGATCGCCTGGGCGACGACGAGAAGATATTTGCGGCTCAGGTGGTCGGCGGCGTATCCGGCGGGCAAAAACAGGAAGATGAGCGGAATGACCTGCGCCAGTCCGATGCCCCCCAGCACCAGCGCCGATCCAGTGCGGTTGTATAGCTCCCAGCCGATAGAGACGGTGAGCATTTGCTGTCCAAAGGTGGTGAGAAAAACGCTGCTCAGCAGGAGGCGAAAATCACGGAAGCGTAAGGCTCTGTAGGAGTCATGGCGGCGGGTCTCGGCTTCGACTTCAGTTTCTGGTTTCAATGGTTTGTCTTTTCTACTCGTGGTGATGGGTTGGCTGGCAGGGCAGGCGGCGCTTAGGTGCGGGGGAGACGCCGCGCTGGGGCGGACGACCAACGCGAGTGCGTCTGGAAGCCCAGTTTCGTATAGACATGAACGGCGGGGCCGTTCCCTACCTCCACGTTGAGGATGACATCCTGGCAGCCCCGGGCCAGTAACTCGGTGACGAGCGCGGATACCACCGCCTGGGCGTGGCCGCGTCCGCGCCGATCCGGGTGCGTGAAGATGTAGCCCAGGACGGCAAGGCCATAAGGCAGGGCAACGACATGCGTGCCGCCTGCCGCGACCAGCCCCGTCCCTTCGCGGATGCCATAGAACACCCCTTCTTCGACCAGGGCTGGTCGCAGGTGAGTCGCGGGATAGAGGTCATAGAGGGCGAGCAGCGCGGGCAGGTCATCTTTCGTCATGCGCTGCGCCGCTGGCAAGGCAGGCGGCAGCGATGGGCGCTGAAATGTTTGCGCGGTCAGGCTCATGCGCAGCAGGTCGCGCCCGCTGGCGGGCAGATCATAGTAAGAAGCCAGCCGCGCCCAATGCTCCACAGGGGTGTGAATCACCGGAGACGCGGGAAGGCCCAGGCTCATCAGCAGCGCGGCCACGCCCTCTGGATGCCCAGTCGGGGAGAGGATGTTTAGCTCTGGATGCTCCACGATCAGCAGCGCGGCCTCCTGGCCGGTCTGCGCGCGCGAGGCGAGCGAGACGCGCGTGTACTGCCGGAAGGGTGGGAGCAGGTCGGCAAGGGCAAAGCAGTTCATGATGCGATCACGCGTGAGGATCGGGTAGGCTTCTTCGTTCGTGGCGGCAACGGTGATGCGCCAGCCTTCATCTGTGGTGAGCTCATTCCACATGAGCGCCTCCATTTCTTCTGTTCTTACGCTCCAGGCCATTCTGAGCGGAGCAGGGCATAGAGATATTCATCGCACCATTCGCCTTTGTACCAGGCGTGTTGGAGAAAATGACCCTCGCGGCGCATGCCGACCCGTTCCAACAGGCGGATAGAGGGCGTGTTTCGGCAATCAACCGTCGCAGTGATGCGGTGGAGGTGAAGCGTCTCGAAAGCATAAGCCAGCACTGCCCGAATGGCTTCCGCAGCGTAGCCCTGGTGCTGGTGCGCGCGGGCGAGCGAATAGCCTATCTCGCCCTGGCGCGGTTCATCGGCGCGCACGTAAAGCATACAGTCTCCGATGAGCGCGTCAGTCGTTTTCAGCGCAATGGCGAACTGAAACCCGCTTCCTGGCGTCCCTGGCTGCAAGAGGCGCAGCTCGCTGATGAAGGCGCGCGCCGCGCGTTCGGTGATCGTTTCCCAACTTTGATAACGAGCGATCTCAGGATCATTGCGATAGGCGAGAAAAGCAAGCAGGTCTGTAGCGGTGAAGCGCCGCAGGCGCAGGCGCGCGGTTTTCAGCGAACGAAAAGGCGGGGCTGTCATCAGTGGCGTCTCCAACAATTCATGCTTCGTAGGACTCATGTGTATTATATCGAATATCATGCGAGCCGGGCGTAATTAGTTAAAAATAATATGTGTATTGACTTTATTGAAGAGATATGTTATAAAATTAAGCAAAGACTCATGGATATTGAATGCCAGACAAAAGGCAGCTTGCCAGGCGGTCCTGACCGAGCAGGGATGGAGCGCCTGCCTATTTCATCAGGAACGAGGGATCAGTATGTCGCTTGATACCCAGGATTCACTGTCGCCAGCTCTCGCCGCGCCGTCCGCGCCACGCAGCCTGTGGCGCGAGGGCGGCTTTATGAAATTGTGGATTGGGCAGACGATTTCGATGGCCGGTTCGGCGGTGACAGACCTGGCCTTGCCGCTGACAGCGATTCTGCTGCTGCACGCCAGCCCATTGCAGTTAGGGCTGCTGCTGGCGGTTAATTCGGCGGCGGCGGCGGTGTTTGGCCTGTTTGCGGGGGCGTGGAGTGACCGTGTGCGCCGCCGCCCGCTGATGGTGCTGGCCGATGTGGGGCGGGCGCTGCTGATGGGCGCTGTTCCGGTGGCGGCGGTCCTGGGCGCGCTGCGCATCGAGGAGCTTTATGTGGTGGCGGCGGGCGTTGGCGCGCTCGACAGCCTTTTCGCGGCGGCGTACCAGGGCTTTTTGCCGTCGCTCGTTCGCCGCGATCAGTTGGTGTCGGCCAACAGCCGCTTCGAAGGGAGCCGGGTGCTGGCGCAGGTGCTTGGGCCAGGCTTAAGCGGCGCGCTGGTGCAATTGCTGACGGCCCCCTTTGCGCTGCTGGTGGACGCGCTCTCTTTCCTGTTTTCGGGAGGCTGCATCTGGTTCATTCGTGACCCGCAATCTGCGCCAGCGAAAGTGTCAGAGCGCGTCGGCCTCTGGCGTCAGATTGGCGAAGGGCTGCGCTTTATGCTGGCGCATCCGCTGGTGCGATCTCTGCTCTTGACGGTGGTTATCTTCAACCTGTTCAACCCGCTGCTCAATGCTCAGTCGGTGTTGTTCGCCACGCGAGAACTGGGCCTCAGCCCACTGCTGCTGGGCCTGGGAATTGTCGCGGCGGGCGCGTGTGGCGTGCTGGCGTCTATGGCGACGAGCGCGATCACGTCCCGCCTGGGTATGGGGTGGACGATGACGGTTGCAACCGGGATGATCTGCGGCGGCTGGCTGCTGGTTCCGTTCGTGCATGGCGTTGTGCCGGTGGCCTTTGCGCTGTTCGCGTTGGGGGCGTCGGTGGGAACGATGGGGGATGTCCTCTTCAATATCAACGCGGCCACCTTGCGACAGATCGTGGTACCGGATCGGCTGCGGGGGCGGGTCAGCGCGAGTATGATGGTGGTGAGGCTGGGTGTTCAGCCGCTGGGGGCGCTGGCGGGCGGTGTGCTGGGCGAGCAGATCGGCCTGCGCCCTACCCTGCTGATCGCGGCGCTGGGGTTTGGCCTGGGGTTTCTCTCGATGTTCTTCTTGCCGCTGCGCCGTGTGCGCCAGCCTGATGCCGCGCAGGCGGAGTAACGCCCTGCCCTGCGCAGGCGGTTGAAACAGGGCCTCTTGCCTCTCTCGCTGCTTCCTGCTATAATCGGCCAAACCGCCTCAACCATACGGGAATACTGAAGGAGGAAGGGCTGATGAACGAATTTATCCTTCCAATTATTACGATAGCTTTGAGCGGCCTGATTACCATTGGCGGCGCGGTCTTTAATTACAATCTCACGCAGCGATCCAAGCGGCTGGACGAGCAGCGCCAGCGCCAGGCGGAAGCGGAGCGGCTGGCGGCGCGCTACGCCAAGCCGTTGTTGCAGGCGGCCTATGAACTGGAGGGTCGGCTGGAGGCTATTCTGGATGAAAAGCGGAATGGCCGTCTGTGGCTCTGGCCCAACTGGCAGCCCGACCCAACGAACGCCGAGCTTCCCCCGCTCACGTTCGATTATTATCTGAAAAGTTCGCTCTATCTGATCGGCCAGTTTTTCGCCTGGATTGATATTATGAAGAAAGAAGAGATTTTCCTGCCGCTGAGCGACAAGGCGATCAACCAGGAGTTCCAGACGCTGCTGGACAATTGCATCAAGGCGTTTTCAGATTCGCGGGTCGCCTCTGGCGTTGCCATCTTTCGCCAGCAGCAGCGCGCTATCGGTGAGCAGATGTCGGAGGAATCGGCGAAAGACAGGACGCTGCACTGCGCCAGCTACTCCACCTTTGTGGACAAATACGAGCAGGATGAACGCTTTCGCCGCTGGTTTGAGCCTGCCGAAAGTCTGATCTTACAGATTGAGCGCGAAGGTGATCCGCGCATGAAGCGGCTCCAGGCGATCACTCTCCAGTTGAAGCACTTCAAGCATTTTATCAATACCAAAATGGGCATTCAGATTGCTGAGCAGCGCCTGCCGACCAGTGCTATGGAGGCCCAGGCCAGCAGCTAGCCGTGTGAAGATGTCTCTGGCGGGGGTCAAGTCGCGGGCTGACCAGCAATCGTCGGCATGGCAGCAGCGGGGGCGTCCGGCGCGCGCCCCCGGATGAGCGCGGCAATGGCAACGGCGGTAGCAACCGCCATCAGCGCCAGAATCACGAGCCAGGTGAGGGTGGTATTGCTCGCCAGCAAGCCCTCGTCTTCTGCGAAAAGCTGCGGGTCAGCCGCCCTGGCCGCGATGCCATAGACAAGCGTTGCCGCAAACATGACGATCATTGCCAGGGTCGTGATGATCGCTGGAATGCGGGCGAAGCGAAAGAGCTTTTCGCTGATCTGGCTGCGGATGACGACAATGCAGACCGCCGCTGCGCTGGCGATGGCCGCCAATCCGAACAACCCGAAAAACAGCCCACCAACGAGGATACGCTGGAGGATCGGCCTCGACAAGAAGTCGCCAGGGGTGAGCCATAACAAGAGCGCACCAGAGCCAATCCAGACGGCCAGGGAGAGAGGCGGAACGGCAAAGAGGGCCAGTAAGCGCCAGCGTTTCGCAGCGATGGCCGAGCGCGCCACTGCAACGGCGAGGGGCAGGCCGCCCACCAGGACCGCCAGCAGCGCGGCGAATGCGCCAGCATAGAGCGCCCAGTAGGAAACGGCAACGCTAGTGGTGCTGTCGAGCAGGTCGGTGAAGTCGTCGTATTCGACCATTTTGCCAAAGGCCAGCCCGGCGACGACAAAGCCGATGTAGGCGCAAAAGACGATCACTGCCGTCGTGCGTAATCTGTTCATAAGCGGAAACATCCTCCCGGTAACGGATTCAAGATGCAGGTGCGCGTCAACGGCCCCCAGGCAGACATCCCAAAGCGTCCAGAGCGAGAAGGGGCAGGCTTCCAGCAGCGCCAGAAACTCTTCCCCGTAGCGGGCGCGCCACGCCTGCGGGTAGAGGTACAGCAGCCAGTGTTTGCGATGTTTCATAGCGCGGCCAACCTCCGCAGCCCTAGATGGGCTACCTGTTCCAGACTGGTGAGTTGTTCGCGCAGCGCGGCAGCGCCAGCCGCCGTCAGGCGATAGGGGCGGCGGCGATCTTCGGCGGGCAGGGCTGCAATCCAGCCGCGCTGCTCCAGGCGAGCCAGCGCGCCGTAGAGGGTGCCTGGCCCCAGCCGGACCAGGGCGAAGGCTTCGATGTCCTCCATCATGGCGTACCCATGCCTGGGGCCACCCGCCAGGCTTGCCATGATGAGCAGCGATGGGTCGGAGAAATGGCCGAGATCGAGCAAATCCTCAGTCATCAGCGGCTCCTCTTACGCTATTACGTGAGACGATATATCATCTGACGTAATAGTACTTGATGAAGCAGTGTGTTGTCAAGGGGGGTATTCCAAACTCTCGATTGAACGCTGCTTGTAGCGCCGCCTGGAAGGCGGCCAACGATGCGCCGCCAGGGACGGCGGCGGTACACGCGGCGATACTTCAGCCGAAGTTGATATGATACGCGCTGGGGATGAACACGGCAGCCGCTGCGCGGGAGATTACCAGCAGCGGCTGCTACTTGTTCCCTGAGTGGGTTGGGTTTCGCAGCATGTGGATCGCGTTATTCTGAGGCTGCCCTGAGCCGTAGCCCGCTTTTCAGGCTGCCCAGCGGCTTGCCAAAGAGGCGCTGGGGTTCGGCAATGATGGTTGGCATGTTGCCCTCAAGCGCGTGGCCGATGGCGATGCAGGCCAGACCGGCGCCGCTGAGGGCCAGTGAGAGTCTCCAACGCCTTCCCAACAAGGCGACTGGCGCGGCCACCAGGCAGGCGCAGGCTGCTACGTGCGTGGCGCGGTTGAGTGGGCTGCGGTGGCGGCTCAGATACCAGCGCGTCCACTCGCCCCAGCTTTCGTCGGAGCCTTGCGCCAGCGGCTCTAAGCCATCTATCGCCACTGGTGGCATTTTATCTGGCCGCCGCAGCATTTCAGGGACTTTCCCAGGAACCTTCATCGGTCCCTCCATTCGAGTAAGAATAGGCAGGCAGCGATACAATGCTGCCTTTTCTGCTGCCCTGCTTTTATCATACCACATACTGTCCATAGCTCTGCAACATGCTGACTTCTGGCGGTTCCACCACCTATCGGGGGGGCGCTACTTGTAGCGCCGCCATCCCTTCGGGAAGGGCCGCTTGTAGCGCCGCCTTCCAGGCGGCTGGACGCTGGCCTGCCGAGACGTGGGACTTCAGAGTGCAACGCTCGCGCTGGCGCAGCGTTGGCCGCCAGGATGGCGGCGTTACAAGTAACAGGTCTCGCTTGCCACCACCTCATTTTGGTGGAACCACTTTTGGCTATCGGGTGGGGAGGTCGTGGTACAATGGCGCCAGTCGCGTCTTTCACCTGGAATGAAGAATGCAGGCATCGCGTGGCGCTGCTCAAGCAGCTTGATTCCACCATTATATTGTGAAGGAGACCTATCCCCATGCCCGATCCCATCACGCAGGAGCAAATCGATCAGCATATCGTTGAGCATCTGGACGACTCCCTGCACGATCTTTCGGTGCTTTGTCGCCAGCCCAGCGTCGCTGCTCAGAACTATGGCATCCGCGAATGCGCCGAGTTAGTTGGCACGTTGTTGGAGGCGCGCGGCTTTTCGGTGCAAATCCTGCCCAGCGGGGGCGCGCCTGTCGTTGTCGCTGATGCCCCTGGGCGCAGCAAAAAGACGATGCTGCTCTATAACCACTACGATGTGCAGCCTGCCGAGCCGCTGGACCTGTGGACAACGCCGCCTTTTGAGCCAGATGTCCGCGACGGCAAGTTTTTTGCGCGCGGGGCAGGCGACGACAAAGGGCATATCATCTGTCGCCTGGCCGCGCTGGATGCCTTAAAGGCTGTGCAGGGCGAATATCCCTGCCATATCAAGTTCATTATCGAGGGTGAAGAGGAGATTGGCAGCGTTCACCTGCCCAGCTTTATCGAGCAAAATCAAGACATTCTGAAGGGCGACGCCTGCCTGTGGGAGTTCGGCGGCGTTGATTATGAAGAACGTCCGGGCCTCTACCTGGGCATGCGCGGCATCTGCTATGTGGAACTGCGTGTCAAGACGGCCAAACTGGACGCGCATTCTGGCCTGGCGGGCAGCATCTTCCCCAACGCCGCCTGGCGCTTGATCTGGGCGCTGAATACCCTCAAGGACCAGGATGAGCGTATCCTGATTCCGGGGTTCTATGACGCGGTGCTGCCGCCCAGCGAGCGCGATCTGGCGCTTTTGGCCGGGCTGCCTTCGGAAGAGGAGGAGTTGAAACACACCTATGGGATCGGCGGCTTTCTCAAGGGGCTGGCTGGTGTGGAACTGCGGCGCGAGGCAGTGTTTGTGCCGACCTGCACTATCTGCGGGGTCACGACCGGCTATCAAGGGCCAGGCTCC
The Ktedonobacterales bacterium DNA segment above includes these coding regions:
- a CDS encoding MFS transporter, with protein sequence MSLDTQDSLSPALAAPSAPRSLWREGGFMKLWIGQTISMAGSAVTDLALPLTAILLLHASPLQLGLLLAVNSAAAAVFGLFAGAWSDRVRRRPLMVLADVGRALLMGAVPVAAVLGALRIEELYVVAAGVGALDSLFAAAYQGFLPSLVRRDQLVSANSRFEGSRVLAQVLGPGLSGALVQLLTAPFALLVDALSFLFSGGCIWFIRDPQSAPAKVSERVGLWRQIGEGLRFMLAHPLVRSLLLTVVIFNLFNPLLNAQSVLFATRELGLSPLLLGLGIVAAGACGVLASMATSAITSRLGMGWTMTVATGMICGGWLLVPFVHGVVPVAFALFALGASVGTMGDVLFNINAATLRQIVVPDRLRGRVSASMMVVRLGVQPLGALAGGVLGEQIGLRPTLLIAALGFGLGFLSMFFLPLRRVRQPDAAQAE
- a CDS encoding cupin domain-containing protein; protein product: MQVNTRDVLAAPGVGEAVALGGVGVIFKVPGSQTGGAFSIVEHPIEPATLVPPHTHSKEDELSYVLEGEVGVKIGDLVLQATPGSYVFKPRGIPHTFWNAGPGPARLLEIIFPAGFEAFFREMALLFPPGGLPDFEEVAKLASGYDLTFNPDWIEELAAKYHLKLLGRQADG
- the accC gene encoding acetyl-CoA carboxylase biotin carboxylase subunit → MFRKIMIANRGEIALRVIRACRELGIRTVIAYSEADRDSLPVKLADERICIGPGSSTKSYLNITNIISAALLTNAEAIHPGYGFLAENTSFAEICADCHITFIGPTPAVAATMGDKVQARLAMDQAGLPVLPGTGILRFVGEAEQEAVHIGYPLMIKSAAGGGGRGIRMVNRKEEFVHLFTTAQSEVREAFHDDGMYLEKCVTNARHVEVQVLCDHHGNGVHLGERNCSVQRRRQKMLEEAPSHLLAARLREEICSKAIQGALNIGYRNAGTMEFLVDEKNHYYFMEMNTRLQVEHPITEAITSVDIVQEQLRIAAGDRMKLKQSDIRFSGHAIEFRITAEDMSMDFRPQTGTVEEYLAPSGPGVRVDSHLFRGYAIPPHYDSLLAKLIVWGPNREAAIARGRRALDEFVIQGLTTTIPFHKWLLNNRQFLRGEMTTTFLQDHAEQLLQVSA
- a CDS encoding MFS transporter — encoded protein: MKPETEVEAETRRHDSYRALRFRDFRLLLSSVFLTTFGQQMLTVSIGWELYNRTGSALVLGGIGLAQVIPLIFLFLPAGYAADHLSRKYLLVVAQAISMLATLGLAALSFQHGPLLLIYTCLLALGAAQSFSLPTSSALVSQVLPEEAFENAVTWRSSASQLSAVLGPAAGGLLIGLLGSASFVYVISGGLSLVVVILLLFTRVRPQQEPAATGRKLSALVEGVRFLGRTQVLLAAITLDLFAVLLGGAVTLLPIFAKDILGVGPFGLGWLQAADSLGAVSMALFLAQRPPFKRAGPALLLAVAGFGVATILFGLSHWFWLSFLMLFVLGALDNISVVIRSTLVLVRTPDQMRGRVGAVSSLFIGTSNQLGGFESGLTAQLFGPIGSVVLGGIGTILVVALVAGYWPEMRHLGTLRERPGG
- a CDS encoding GNAT family N-acetyltransferase gives rise to the protein MWNELTTDEGWRITVAATNEEAYPILTRDRIMNCFALADLLPPFRQYTRVSLASRAQTGQEAALLIVEHPELNILSPTGHPEGVAALLMSLGLPASPVIHTPVEHWARLASYYDLPASGRDLLRMSLTAQTFQRPSLPPALPAAQRMTKDDLPALLALYDLYPATHLRPALVEEGVFYGIREGTGLVAAGGTHVVALPYGLAVLGYIFTHPDRRGRGHAQAVVSALVTELLARGCQDVILNVEVGNGPAVHVYTKLGFQTHSRWSSAPARRLPRT
- a CDS encoding helix-turn-helix transcriptional regulator, with amino-acid sequence MTEDLLDLGHFSDPSLLIMASLAGGPRHGYAMMEDIEAFALVRLGPGTLYGALARLEQRGWIAALPAEDRRRPYRLTAAGAAALREQLTSLEQVAHLGLRRLAAL
- the fabF gene encoding beta-ketoacyl-ACP synthase II yields the protein MSSRVVVTGMGMVTPLGNDVPTSWRAACRGESGIAPITEFDTSQQEVIFGGEIKDFDATQYMDRKEARRNDRFVHFAVAATKQAIDQAKLDVAANAPDVGVLVGSGIGGLHATHDQFKVLYDRGPDRISPFFITMMISDIAAGYISIQFGAKGPNFAIVSACATSAHAIGEAWEMIRRGDAKAMIAGGSECAVTPMGIGAFANMHALSRRNDDPQGASRPFDSTRDGFVMSDGAGVVVLEDLEFASARGAPIIAEVIGYAATADGFHITEPAPGGEGLVRAMQRAIQKAGIRPEEVEYINAHGTSTPFNDRTETTSIKTTFGDHARKLAISSTKSMTGHTLGAAGGIEAIFSALALQHGILPPTINLHHPDPDCDLDYVPNEARHQPIQVAMSNSMGFGGHNACLILRKYEG
- a CDS encoding GNAT family protein; amino-acid sequence: MTAPPFRSLKTARLRLRRFTATDLLAFLAYRNDPEIARYQSWETITERAARAFISELRLLQPGTPGSGFQFAIALKTTDALIGDCMLYVRADEPRQGEIGYSLARAHQHQGYAAEAIRAVLAYAFETLHLHRITATVDCRNTPSIRLLERVGMRREGHFLQHAWYKGEWCDEYLYALLRSEWPGA
- a CDS encoding helix-turn-helix domain-containing protein; translated protein: MARKYQLKQRAQRQEETRQRIIEAAVELHTTIGLAQTTISAIAERAGVERLTLYRHFPHEHELLRACSDHYLVTHPLPDPTSWGLIADPLTRLRVALAEVYAYYRRTEQRWLNIPYDGQAHPEIAEFAAPYIGRWRQMRAVLLTAWEVSAPQQRLLEAALGHALDFQTWHSLVRQQRLDDRQAIDLLAGMVRCLVAGK